The Chiroxiphia lanceolata isolate bChiLan1 chromosome 12, bChiLan1.pri, whole genome shotgun sequence genome window below encodes:
- the DUT gene encoding deoxyuridine 5'-triphosphate nucleotidohydrolase, mitochondrial isoform X2 — MPASEAVPQPSPSKRQKGSGPDEHSTRLRFTKLSENAFAPSRGSARAAGYDLYSAYDCVIPPMEKAVVKTDIQIALPSGCYGRVAPRSGLAAKHFIDVGAGVIDEDYRGNVGVVLFNFGKETFEVKKGDRIAQLICERIYYPELEEVEALDDTERGEGGFGSTGKN; from the exons ATGCCCGCCTCCGAGGCCGTGCCGCAGCCGTCCCCCAGCAAGAGGCAGAAGGGCTCGGGTCCCGACGAGCACAGCACACGGCTCCGCTTCACCAAGCTGTCCGAGAACGCCTTCGCCCCCTCCAGGGGCTCCGCGCGGGCTGCGGGCTACGATCTGTACAG tgCCTATGACTGTGTGATACCACCCATGGAAAAGGCGGTCGTGAAAACAGACATTCAAATAGCACTTCCTTCTGGGTGCTATGGCCGAGTAG CACCACGTTCTGGTTTAGCTGCAAAGCACTTCATAGATGTTGGTG CTGGTGTTATTGATGAGGATTACAGGGGAAATGTTGGTGTAGTACTCTTCAACTTTGGCAAGGAGACTTTTGAAG TTAAAAAAGGGGATAGAATTGCCCAGCTCATCTGTGAACGCATTTATTATCCTGAGCTAGAAGAAGTTGAA GCTCTGGATGATACAGAACGTGGTGAAGGTGGCTTTGGTTCTACTgggaagaactga
- the DUT gene encoding deoxyuridine 5'-triphosphate nucleotidohydrolase, mitochondrial isoform X1 — MLSRHLRLLLQPCGRSMPASEAVPQPSPSKRQKGSGPDEHSTRLRFTKLSENAFAPSRGSARAAGYDLYSAYDCVIPPMEKAVVKTDIQIALPSGCYGRVAPRSGLAAKHFIDVGAGVIDEDYRGNVGVVLFNFGKETFEVKKGDRIAQLICERIYYPELEEVEALDDTERGEGGFGSTGKN; from the exons ATGTTGAGCCGGCACCTTCGGCTGCTCCTACAGCCCTGCGGGCGCT CCATGCCCGCCTCCGAGGCCGTGCCGCAGCCGTCCCCCAGCAAGAGGCAGAAGGGCTCGGGTCCCGACGAGCACAGCACACGGCTCCGCTTCACCAAGCTGTCCGAGAACGCCTTCGCCCCCTCCAGGGGCTCCGCGCGGGCTGCGGGCTACGATCTGTACAG tgCCTATGACTGTGTGATACCACCCATGGAAAAGGCGGTCGTGAAAACAGACATTCAAATAGCACTTCCTTCTGGGTGCTATGGCCGAGTAG CACCACGTTCTGGTTTAGCTGCAAAGCACTTCATAGATGTTGGTG CTGGTGTTATTGATGAGGATTACAGGGGAAATGTTGGTGTAGTACTCTTCAACTTTGGCAAGGAGACTTTTGAAG TTAAAAAAGGGGATAGAATTGCCCAGCTCATCTGTGAACGCATTTATTATCCTGAGCTAGAAGAAGTTGAA GCTCTGGATGATACAGAACGTGGTGAAGGTGGCTTTGGTTCTACTgggaagaactga